Proteins from one Mercurialis annua linkage group LG7, ddMerAnnu1.2, whole genome shotgun sequence genomic window:
- the LOC126655683 gene encoding uncharacterized protein LOC126655683, with the protein MEPIKIQEKQTKLNILASMFFLFVIFLCSSFSIPTFLSSNISKNYMFFICNGILVIIVKNSGLMGTESKSTIKNGETPWKPDDKIVVYEEKMAMQVIEEDQDLEEEEIDLLSAEELNKKCDDFIRKIKQQLVFV; encoded by the coding sequence atGGAGCCAATCAAGATTCaagaaaaacaaactaaattaaatattttagcttCAATGTTTTTCTTGTTTGTAATATTTCTTTGTTCTTCATTTTCAATTCCAACATTTTTGAGCTCCAACATTAGCAAGAACTACATGTTCTTTATTTGCAATGGAATTCTTGTAATTATTGTCAAGAATTCTGGTTTAATGGGAACAGAAAGTAAATCCACAATCAAGAATGGAGAAACCCCATGGAAACCAGATGATAAAATAGTTGTTTATGAAGAAAAAATGGCCATGCAAGTTATTGAAGAAGATCAAGATTTAGAAGAGGAAGAAATTGATTTGCTTAGTGCTGAAGAGTTGAACAAGAAATGTGATGATTTTATTAGAAAGATTAAACAACAACTTGTTTTTGTTTAG
- the LOC126655682 gene encoding alpha-1,6-mannosyl-glycoprotein 2-beta-N-acetylglucosaminyltransferase, whose amino-acid sequence MATNGKRNRLKSGGLRRYVYLALVTLLGVLLLIVLLGTTSVSNFVSQSLGDIYGDLRPSCNYSGYGALLDLPKQSELSIRLEMINQLPPRNRELYPKLAKDHITIVLYVHNRPKYLQVVVDSLSKVVGISETLLIVSHDGYFEEMNEIVESIKFCKVKQIFAPYSPHVFPDSFPGVSSNDCKDKDDAAAKHCVGNTDQYGNHRSPKIVSLKHHWWWMMNTVWDGLEETRGQSGHILFIEEDHFIFPNAYRNLQILASLQPLKCPHCYASNLAPCDVNSRGENEDSLIAERMGNVGYSFNRTVWKRIHMKSREFCFFDEYNWDITMWATVYPSFGNPVYTIRGPRTSAVHFGKCGLHQGQGEKSGCIDNGAVNIAVEDIDKVANINSDWKVHVYEHQAGYKAGFNGWGGWGDDRDRQLCLKFSQMYHSASTLSTV is encoded by the coding sequence ATGGCTACTAATGGCAAGAGAAACCGCCTCAAATCCGGGGGTTTGCGTCGATATGTTTATCTAGCTCTAGTTACATTATTGGGGGTTTTGCTATTGATTGTTCTGCTGGGGACAACTTCAGTTTCAAATTTCGTCTCACAGTCTTTAGGTGATATATATGGGGATTTGAGGCCGAGTTGTAATTATTCCGGATATGGAGCATTACTCGATCTCCCCAAACAGAGTGAATTGTCAATTCGATTGGAAATGATTAACCAATTGCCACCAAGGAATAGAGAATTGTATCCAAAACTGGCCAAGGATCATATAACCATTGTTTTATATGTTCATAATAGGCCTAAATATCTTCAAGTGGTTGTTGATAGCTTGTCAAAGGTAGTAGGCATAAGTGAGACATTACTTATTGTTAGCCATGACGGGTATTTTGAAGAAATGAACGAGATTGTTGAAAGTATCAAATTTTGCAAGGTGAAACAGATTTTTGCCCCTTATTCGCCCCATGTTTTTCCAGATAGTTTCCCGGGGGTTTCTTCTAATGATTGCAAAGATAAGGATGATGCAGCAGCAAAACACTGTGTAGGGAATACTGATCAATATGGAAATCATCGGTCACCAAAGATAGTGTCGCTGAAGCATCATTGGTGGTGGATGATGAACACAGTATGGGATGGATTGGAAGAGACAAGGGGACAATCTGGTCATATTCTTTTCATTGAGGAGGATCACTTCATTTTTCCTAATGCGTATCGTAACTTGCAGATCCTTGCATCATTGCAGCCTCTGAAATGTCCACATTGCTATGCTTCAAATTTAGCACCTTGTGATGTGAATTCAAGAGGAGAAAATGAGGATAGTTTAATTGCTGAGCGAATGGGAAATGTGGGATATTCTTTCAATCGAACAGTTTGGAAAAGAATACATATGAAGTCAAGAGAATTTTGTTTCTTCGACGAATATAATTGGGATATAACAATGTGGGCAACAGTTTATCCTTCATTTGGTAATCCTGTTTACACTATACGTGGGCCAAGGACAAGCGCTGTTCATTTCGGCAAGTGCGGTTTGCATCAAGGTCAAGGAGAGAAAAGTGGTTGTATCGACAATGGAGCGGTTAATATTGCAGTTGAAGATATTGACAAGGTGGCAAACATCAATTCTGACTGGAAAGTGCATGTTTACGAGCATCAGGCAGGGTATAAAGCTGGGTTCAATGGATGGGGAGGCTGGGGGGATGATAGAGATCGCCAACTGTGCTTGAAATTTTCCCAGATGTATCACTCCGCCAGCACTCTATCTACCGTGTGA
- the LOC126655680 gene encoding putative pentatricopeptide repeat-containing protein At5g09950, whose amino-acid sequence MFRGSFKSNTRTHVFKLNSAHSLITDTSPITKQSPTFIPLQTLIYQHQQPSQTFRNLPPPSWTSFDLYEHLVNTYRHASCSTESKQFHLRILKHGFDSDLFLSNTLVNAYLRSDELDSARKLFDEMPERNCVTWACLISGYSSNGMPMEACGVFKDMIFEGCLPNCFAFGAALKACQDVNLGMQIHGLILKSPYVNDVVLSNVLISMYGSSFGSVEYSRRVFDEIRIRNSISCNSIISVYSQRGYVGLAFELFSSIQRENFGVGDFKPNEYTFGSLITAAGNAVDSGSQLLEQMLTRVEKSGLLSDMYVGSALVSGFSRFGFFDYATKIFEQMGVRNAVSLNGLMVGLVRQKCGEAATEVLMKMQNLVDINLDSYVILLSAFAEFTLLEEGRKKGREVHGYAIRTGLKDVKVGIGNGLINMYAKCGAIDDARSVFRLMTDRDAVSWNSMISGFDHNECFEDAAKYYHSMRKAAVMPSNFTLISTLSSCASLGWIILGQQLHNEGLKLGIDSDVSVSNALLALYAETRYLAECRKVFTLMPQFDLVTWNTMIGALADSETSVSEALEFFLGMMRAGWNLNRVTFINILAAVSSISQIGLSQQIHALMLKYHIRDDSAIENALIACYGRCGDMDCSQKIFSKMNDRRDEVSWNSMISGYLHNDFLPEAMDLVWFMMQRGQRLDCFTFATVLSACASVATLERGIEVHACAIRAHLVSDVVVGSALVDMYSKCGRIDYASRFFDSMPVRNVYSWNSMISGYARHGNGDVALKLFTQMKLDNQSPDHVTFVGVLSACSHVGLVDEGFEHFKSMAEIYGLTPRIEHYSCMVDLLGRAGKLNKMENFINTMPMKPNVLIWRTVLGACSRANGRKTELGRRAAEMLMDMEPQNAVNYVLLSNMYASGGKWAEMASTRRSMREAAVKKEAGCSWVSMKDGVHVFAAGDNSHPERDLIYGKLMELNRRIRDAGYVPQTKFALYDLEQESKEELLSYHSEKLAVAFVLTRNSGMPIRIMKNLRICGDCHSAFKYISKVVGRRIVLRDSNRFHHFEDGNCSCGDYW is encoded by the coding sequence ATGTTTCGCGGCTCTTTTAAATCTAATACTAGAACCCATGTTTTTAAATTGAACTCGGCTCATTCTTTAATTACAGACACATCACCAATCACCAAACAATCTCCCACTTTTATTCCATTACAGACTCTAATTTATCAGCATCAACAACCCTCTCAAACATTTAGAAATCTCCCCCCACCCAGTTGGACTTCATTTGATTTATACGAACATTTAGTCAATACATACAGACATGCTTCTTGCTCAACTGAGTCAAAGCAATTTCATTTAAGGATTCTAAAACATGGGTTTGATTCTGACTTGTTTTTAAGCAATACCCTTGTGAATGCTTACTTGAGAAGTGACGAGTTGGACTCAGCGCGTAAGCTGTTCGATGAAATGCCTGAGAGAAATTGCGTAACGTGGGCTTGTTTAATTTCTGGGTATAGTAGCAATGGGATGCCTATGGAGGCTTGTGGTGTTTTTAAAGATATGATCTTTGAAGGTTGTTTGCCTAATTGTTTTGCTTTTGGTGCTGCTTTGAAAGCTTGTCAAGATGTTAATCTTGGTATGCAAATTCATGGGTTGATTTTAAAGTCTCCTTATGTAAATGATGTGGTCCTTTCGAATGTGTTAATATCAATGTATGGGAGCAGTTTTGGTTCCGTAGAGTATAGTCGTCGTGTTTTTGATGAAATACGGATTAGGAATTCAATTTCTTGTAATTCTATTATATCAGTTTATTCACAGAGAGGATATGTAGGACTTGCATTTGAACTATTTTCGAGTATCCAAAGAGAAAATTTTGGGGTTGGTGATTTTAAACCTAACGAGTATACATTCGGGAGCTTAATAACTGCAGCTGGAAATGCTGTTGATTCTGGTTCGCAGTTGTTGGAGCAGATGCTTACAAGGGTTGAGAAATCTGGGTTGCTTTCGGATATGTATGTGGGAAGTGCTTTAGTTAGTGGATTTtcaaggtttgggttttttgaTTATGCTACTAAGATTTTTGAGCAAATGGGTGTGAGAAATGCTGTTTCGTTAAATGGGTTAATGGTTGGATTAGTGAGGCAGAAATGTGGAGAAGCAGCCACTGAAGTATTAATGAAAATGCAGAACTTGGTTGATATCAATCTTGATTCATATGTGATTTTATTAAGTGCGTTTGCTGAATTCACTCTGCTCGAGGAAGGGAGAAAAAAAGGCAGAGAGGTTCATGGTTATGCAATTCGAACTGGATTAAAAGATGTCAAGGTTGGTATTGGAAATGGACTAATTAACATGTATGCTAAATGTGGTGCTATTGATGATGCTAGATCAGTATTTAGGCTCATGACTGATAGGGATGCGGTTTCATGGAACTCCATGATCTCTGGCTTTGACCACAATGAGTGTTTTGAAGATGCAGCAAAATATTACCACTCAATGAGAAAAGCAGCAGTAATGCCTTCCAATTTTACATTAATAAGTACTTTAAGCTCCTGTGCAAGCTTAGGGTGGATAATTCTAGGCCAGCAATTACACAACGAAGGGCTTAAGCTGGGAATTGATTCAGATGTTTCAGTTTCAAATGCGCTTCTTGCATTATATGCTGAAACTAGATATCTTGCTGAATGTCGAAAAGTTTTCACCTTAATGCCCCAGTTTGATTTAGTAACATGGAATACTATGATTGGAGCTTTGGCTGATTCAGAGACATCAGTTTCTGAagctttagaattttttttgggGATGATGCGAGCTGGATGGAATCTTAACAGAGTTACCTTCATAAACATCCTTGCAGCTGTGTCATCTATTTCACAGATTGGATTGAGCCAGCAGATACATGCACTAATGCTGAAATACCACATTAGAGATGATAGTGCTATTGAGAATGCACTTATAGCATGCTATGGCAGGTGCGGAGATATGGATTGCTCTCAGAAAATATTCTCCAAAATGAATGATAGAAGAGATGAAGTTAGCTGGAATTCGATGATATCAGGATATTTACATAATGATTTCTTGCCCGAGGCCATGGATTTGGTGTGGTTTATGATGCAGAGGGGTCAAAGATTGGACTGTTTCACATTTGCCACTGTTCTTAGTGCATGTGCCTCGGTTGCAACATTAGAGCGTGGCATAGAAGTACACGCCTGTGCGATAAGAGCCCATTTAGTATCCGACGTTGTTGTGGGGAGTGCACTTGTTGATATGTACTCAAAATGTGGACGAATAGATTATGCGTCAAGGTTTTTTGACTCAATGCCCGTGAGAAATGTGTACTCTTGGAACTCGATGATATCAGGCTATGCACGCCACGGGAATGGAGATGTGGCATTGAAGCTTTTTACACAAATGAAGCTTGATAATCAGTCACCAGATCATGTCACATTTGTTGGGGTTCTTTCAGCTTGTAGTCATGTTGGTTTGGTCGATGAAGGATTTGAGCATTTCAAGTCCATGGCGGAAATATATGGATTGACTCCTCGGATAGAGCATTATTCATGTATGGTTGATCTCCTCGGAAGGGCAGGCAAACTTAATAAAATGGAGAATTTCATTAATACAATGCCAATGAAACCTAATGTTCTCATTTGGCGGACCGTTTTAGGTGCCTGCAGCCGTGCAAATGGTCGTAAGACTGAGTTGGGTAGGAGGGCAGCTGAAATGCTTATGGATATGGAACCGCAAAACGCGGTGAATTATGTTCTCCTGTCTAACATGTATGCTTCAGGGGGAAAATGGGCGGAAATGGCAAGCACTAGGCGGTCAATGAGAGAGGCAGCTGTAAAGAAGGAAGCTGGATGTAGTTGGGTAAGCATGAAAGATGGGGTCCATGTATTTGCGGCCGGGGACAATTCACACCCAGAAAGAGATCTAATTTATGGAAAACTTATGGAACTAAACAGAAGAATTCGGGACGCAGGGTATGTGCCTCAGACAAAATTCGCATTGTATGATCTTGAGCAAGAGAGTAAAGAAGAACTCCTTAGCTATCACAGTGAGAAACTCGCGGTCGCTTTTGTTCTCACTCGCAATTCCGGGATGCCAATTAGGATTATGAAAAACCTTCGGATTTGTGGCGACTGTCACTCTGCATTTAAGTACATATCAAAAGTTGTTGGTCGTCGAATAGTTTTACGAGATTCAAATAGGTTCCATCATTTTGAGGATGGTAACTGTTCTTGTGGGGATTATTGGTGA